The segment TGTGAATTCCACATTTACGCCACATAGCATGCCATCTTTACCGATATCCGTGCAGATTATCGCGCTAACTCCCGCTCCTGCGTAAAGCTTAGCCAAATCAGTCGCCTTAATGCTGCTCACATCTGCCCAGCCCTCGGTTGCGACCATGCCACCAAGCGCGTCGATTCCTACGACGATATTGTATTTTGGCGACATTTCTTTGACAAAATTTGGATTTTTTAGCGCAACTGAGCCTAAAATAAATCTATAAACGCCCAAATTTTGGTAGTCTTTTATGCGCTTTTCATCGCGGATTCCACCACCTACTTCGACTTTTAAATTTGTCGAATTTACGATTTTCTCAATCGTTTTGAAATTTATCGGCTCTCCCGCAAACGCTCCGTCTAAATCTACCAAATGCAGGTATTTCGCCCCCATATCTTCGAATTTTTTAGCTAATTCCCAAGGGGTTTTTGAATAAATTTTCGCACTCTCCATTTTGCCCTTGCTAAGGCGCACGGCAAGGCCCTCTTTTAAATCAATCGCAGGTAAAATTTCCATTATAACTCCGTGAAATTTTTAATTATTTTTATGCCATTTTCGTGGCTTTTTTCGGGGTGTGGCTGAAAGCCAAAGACATTTTCCTTGCAAACTGCGCTAGGAAATTCATACCCATACGCCGTCTTTGCTAGGATAAACTCTTCATCACAAAGCGCGTGATAAGAATGCACAAAATACGCATAAACCGAGCTTTTAAGCCCCGAATTTATGGGCGCCTCGCGCGTGAATTCTAGTGTGTTCCAGCCCATGTGCGGGATTTTTAAACTCTCGCTAAATTTGCTCTCATCAAATTTCACCACTTCGCCACTAATTATCCCAAGCCCCTCACTTGAACCAAATTCTGCGCTTTTGTCAAAGAGAAGTTGCATACCAAGGCAAATTCCCAAAAAATACCGCCCACTTGCGACAAATTCTCTTATTGCTTCATCTAAATTTGCGCTTTTTAGCTTAGCCATAGCTTCGCCGAAAGCTCCCACGCCAGGAAGTAAAATTTTGTCGCATTTTAGCAGTTTTTCAGGCTCACTCACTAACTCAAATTTCGCCCCACAAAAGCTAAGGGCGTTTTTCACGCTTCGTATATTTCCAGCACCATAATCAACAATCCCTATCAAAATCAATCCTTATTTAATTTATGGTCAAATTCCGGCACAATCTCTTTGAGTTTTGCGGCAACTTCGCAGTTTTCGGCATTTACAAGCTCTGAAATTTGCAAATTTAGCTTTTCTAAATCGTATTTTGTAAAGCTTGAAACAAAGATCGATTGATACTTCGTGCTTTTATCGTTTTCGTTGATCAAAAGCTCCTCGTAAAGCTTCTCGCCGGGACGAAGTCCTACAAATTTAATCCCAAGCTCCTCTTTTCCTGCTAACTGCAACATGCGTTTGGCAAGGTCTGCGATTTTGACAGGTTCGCCCATATCAAGCACGAAAAGCTCCCCGCCTTTGGCGATTGAGGCTGCTTGAAGCACTAACTGACAAGCTTCGCTCACTAGCATAAAATACCGCACGATATCAGGGTGCGTAACGGTAAGTGGCTCGTTTGCTTCGATTTGGCGTTTAAATTTCGGGATTACGCTTCCGCTACTTCCTAGCACATTTCCAAATCTCACAGCCACGATTTGAGTGGCTTCATCGCTCGAATTTAAGCTATAAAGCTCGCAAATTCGCTTTGTTGTGCCCATGATATTTGTAGGGCGCACAGCCTTGTCGGTGGAGATTAAAACGACCTTTTTAACGCCATGTTTTTTGGATAAATCCACGACATTTTTCGTGCCAAGGACATTGTTTTTCACCGCTAAATGCGGGTTAAATTCACAAAGTGGCACATGTTTATACGCTGCTGCATGCACCACGACATCAGGCTTAAATTCGGCAAAAATTTCATCGAATTCATCGCGATAAACGATATTTATCATTTTTAATTCGTTGCGAGGATCTGCGTTCGTGGCTTCGTTGATTTGATAAAGGTTAAATTCGCTATGCTCGACCATAATCAGCCGTTTTGCACCAAAATTCAAGCATTGTTTGCAAATCTCGCTTCCTATCGTGCCACCTGCGCCAGTAACCAAAACGACCTTGCCGTCGATGAAATTTTTAATCGCCTCTTTATCCAAATCCTTTGGTTTGCGCGCGAGCAGGTCTTCGATCGAAATGTCGCGGATTTTTTTCTGCTCGTTTTCTAGTAGCGAAAATAGCTTGATATCTTTTAGCCCATACGCGATTAGCTCGTCGTAGAGCTCTTTGAGATCTTCTGGGTGCAGCGAAAGTGCCACGATAGCGGTTTTGGCGCCACTTTCTTTTATCATTTCTGGGATTGTGCTTTTTGCGCGCACGACGAAATTTTCGCAGTATGTGCCCACTAGCTCTTTTCTGCCATCGACGACGCCCACAGGATAGTAGTTTATGTGGTGTTGGCGCATACCTTTTAGCACATGCACGGTTTTGCTAGTCGCTCCCACGACGACGCAGGGTTCGTTGGCGCTAGAATTTGACTTTTCGTGCAATAAAAACATGCGTTTTGAGATTCTTACGCCACTGATTAAAATAAAGCAAATCGCCGCGTCTATGGCAATCACAGAGCGCGGGAAGGGGTTGAAAATATTCTCCATTAAAAAGAAAATCGCCAAAAATGTCAAAGCCGTGAAAATGTGCGTGTAGAAAATTTTGCGCGCTTCGTAAAGCCCGAAAAATCGCCACGGCACAAGGTAAATTTTCATAAACCACAAATACGCAATGCGAATAGCGGTAATTAGGGTCGCGCTTAGTAGCAAGCCTTTGTAAAATTCGTTTGGGATATCGCCACTAAAACGCAAAACAAAGGCGATTGCGACGCTAAAAATCGAGATTAAAATATCTAAAATCAGAAAAAATGCAAAGCGTTTGAGCTTGGTCGGTCTAAAAATCATAAGCTTTTCTTTACAATCTGGACGACTTTTGCGACCTGCTCGTCGCTCATATCGCTTCCGCTTGGAAGACAAATTCCGCGACTAAATAGATCCTCGCTCGTGCCATCGACCACACTTAATGCGCCTTTGAAAACTGGCTGCATGTGCATTGGCTTCCATAGCGGACGGCTTTCGATATCGGCTTTATTGAGTGCGTCGATTACGCGTAAGTGAGCATTTTTTTCTTTGAAAACTAAGGTTGTAAGCCATCTGTTTCCGCGTGAATTTTCGATTTCTGGCATAAATTCGGCGCAGTCTTTTAAAAGCTCACTATAAAGTGCGAAAATTTCTCTTTTTCGCTCGACGCGTTTTTCCAAAACTTCCATTTGTCCCACGCCAATCGCGCCTAAAACATTGCTTAATCGGTAGTTATAGCCATAATCCAAATGCTCATAATGCAAAAGTGGCTCTCTGGCTTGCGTGCTATAATACCTTGCTTTGGCGATTAAGGCTTCGTCGCTCGAAATTAGCATTCCGCCGCCACTTGTGGTGATGATTTTGTTGCCATTAAAGCTTAGCGCACCACACGCGCCAATCGTGCCAAGGGCTTTGCCCTTGTAAAATCCGCCAAGCGCCTCGGCTGCGTCCTCGATAACGGCGATATTTTCATTTTCGCAAATCTCCATTATCTCGTCCATTTTCGCAGCCTGTCCGTAAAGGTGGGTTGGGATTAGGGCTTTTGGTTTTTTGGGTGCTAGTTTGATTGCCTTTTTTAGAAGCTCGGGGCTTAGATTCCAGCTTTCGTCGCTGTCGATTAGCACAGGGACGCAACGCTCATAAAAGATCGGATTAAGGCTCGCCATAAAGGTAAAAGTAGAACCAAGCACCACATCGCCGTCTTTTATGCCTAGCGTTCGCAAGGCTAGATGAAGTGCGGCTGAGCCAGCATTTAGCGCGAGAGCTGATTTCGCGCCAGTGTAATCGCAAACTGATTTTTCAAATCTATTAACATACTCGCCAAGTGGCGCGATGTAGTTGCTTTCAAAAACTTTTTTTATGTATTCTAGTTCGTTTCCGCCCATATTTGGGGGGCTTAAAAATATTCTTGCCATTTTCTCTCTTTCGATGAAATTTATAAATTTAGCCTAATTTTTAGGCGATTTGCAACCAAAAAATTGCAAATTTAAAAATTTAAAAGGCGTTATTTTACCACTTTTAAATAAATTTATGATTTTTATTTTTGCTGTTTTGTAAAATTTGCAAATTTATAAATTTTGCTTTTTTAAACCGGCAATTTGTAAAAATTCTCTAAGAGTTAGTCGTATGGTGAGCCCTCGCTCACCAAATTTTTGCATTTATTAAATTTTAGGCTTAATGGATAAAACGAGGATTTAATTTTATCATTTTAATCATTAGGCGGGCAAAAGCCCACCCTATGATAATATTGTCTTAAATTTAATACCCCATTCTTCGCAATACTCTTACCTGATTGCAGGCGCTCTCTGCTACTGAGAAATCTTGATTACTATCTCCGATTGAGAGTTTATTTTTTAGATTACAAGACATCTGGTAAAATGCGATAGCCATTGAAGGATTTTTCTCTACCCCTTTTCCCTCTTCAAACATAAGTGCATAATTATTACACCCCACAGGGTCGCCATTTTTGCAAGCTTTTCCGTAAAAATTATAAGCTTTATTGTAATCCTGCTTTACACCTTTTCCAATTTCATACATAACCCCAAGATTGTTGCAACCATATAATGGATTAAGATCGCAACCTTCTTCATAAAATTTGATAGCTTTTTTATAATCTTGCTCTACTCCGTTTCCGTCTTCATACATAATCCCAATATTCATACAACCACGAGCTTCATCATCATCGCAAGCTTCTTCGTAAAGTTTATAGGCTTTTTTATAATCTCGCTCTACACCATATCCATACTCATACGAATATCCAAGAGCATTGCAACCCCTAGCGTAACCGGCATCGCAAGATTTCTCAAACAGTTCATTGGCTTTTTCATGATTTTTTTCATCATAACGGGCTTTCATTCCTTGTTCAAAATAATCTTCTCCGCTACCAGAAAATATCCAATAACCAACCAATAATACCAAAATAGCGATAATGGCTTTTTTCATACTTGCTCCTTTAAGTGCAATTTACCTTGTGATTTTAACAAAATTTGACTTAAAATTTTTGATAGTATCGTAGGGTGGGCATTTTCGCCCACCAAATTTTTGCATTTATTAAATTTTAGGCTTAATGGATAAAATAAGGATTAAATTTTATCATTTTAACCACTTACTTACTCATTAGATGGGTAAGATTACCCACTTTACGATATTCGCAATGACGACAAGCTAAATTTTCAAATTTCTTTTGATTATTTTTGCTGGGACACCGACGGCTACGCAATTTTCGTCGATGTCCTTTATCACTGCACTACCTGCACCGATAACGCAATTTTTGCCGATTTTAATCTTTTGAATTACGCTCGAACCCAAACCGATATGGCTAAATTCTCCCACTTCCACGCCACCTGCAAGGGCAGAATTTGGGCTGATATGAGTAAATTCGCCAATCACACAATCATGCTCTATCACACAAGCTGAATTTAAAATCACCCCGTCGCCGATAATTGCGTCTGCATTTACCACGACATTTGGCATGATAACCACGCCACGCCCGATTTTAGCTGAGCTTGAAATCACGGCAGTTTCATGGATAAGTGTGGCGATTTCAAAACCTGTTTTGCTGACTTTTTTTTGTAAATTTGCTCTTATTTTATTATCGCCGATTGCGATTATAACTGGAAATTTTGGTAAATCATGGCTAAATTTCAACTCGCCGTTGTCGTCTAAAAAAACGATTTCTTTATAACCTGCGCTTTTTGCGACATCTGCCACGACCTTGCCATGACCGCTCGCGCCGTAAATATAAATTTTAGTTTTTTCCATTAAATTTCTCCGTTGTCGCCATGCCGTCTTTATTAACGCCGTCTTTTTTGATAACTTTTTTTATGGTTAAGAGCGCGATTTTAAGATCTAGTAAAAAGCTTAAATTTTTAGCGTAAAAGCTGTCGAATTCAAACTTTTTCGCCCAGCTAATGGCATTTCGCCCATTTACTTGCGCTAACCCCGTTATGCCCGGTCGCACGCTGTGGCGAAGTTTTTGCTCTTCGTTATAAAGTGGCAGGTATTCTACGAGCAAAGGTCTAGGTCCGATGAAGCTCATATCGCCTTTTAGGACATTGAAAAGTTGCGGAAGCTCATCAAGGCTTAGAGCGCGGATTTTTTTGCCGTATTCGTTTAGGCGCAGTTCGTCGCTTAAAAGTTCGCCGTTTTCGTCCCGCTCGTCGCTCATAGTTTTAAATTTGTAAATTTTAAAAATTTTTTCATTTAATCCCGGCCTGGATTGCGTGAAAATCGCACTTTTGCTTATGTTTTTGCGGATTAGACAATATGTTACAATCATAAGTGGCGAAGTCAAAATTATCAAAAAAAGTGCGCCAAAAAAATCCAAAAATCGTTTGAAAAATGCCCTATACATCGATAAATTTCCTATAAATTTCAATATATTTTTTCGCTATGATTTTCTCATCGTAGTTTTCAACCACCATTTTGCGCCCAGCTTGCCCCATTTTGCGCGCCAAACTCTCATCATCAAGTAGCGTTTCAATCTTTCTAGCCAAATCGCTCGCGTTTCTAACCTTGCAGATTAGCCCATTTACGCCGTCCTGCACAGCCTCGATACAGCCACTCACATCGCTTACCACGCAAGGCCTACTCATACTCATAGCCTCCAAAACGGTGCGCGGGAAGCCCTCTTTGTAGCTTGGAAGCACGAAAATATCGCACGCCTTATAAAGCGCCGCCACATCATCTCTCCACCCTAGCCAAACGACATTTCCCGAGCGCAAAAACGCCTCGTCAGCCGAGCTTTTATTCCCCGCAAAAACATCGCCTGCGAAGACAAAACAAGCGTCTTTTCGCTCTTTTAAAATTTCAGCGGCTTTGTAAAATTCAGCTATTCCTTTATGCCACAGCGCACGACCGCTCATTAGCACGATTTTTTTACCCTTTGTAATCTCAGGCAGGCTCGCGCGCTCGTGAGCAAATTCAGCGAAAATTTCGCTATTTACGCCGACACTTTTAATGCGAAAAATTTTATTCTCGCTAATAAGTCCGCGAGAGAGCATATAATCCGGATCGCTATCATTGACAAAAATGCAACCCTGACTTTGCGCAAACGCCCTTTTATAGAGCATTTCAATGCTAAATTTGACTATGCGAGATTTAAGGTCAGTGTCGATATAAAAGCTTCCTAACCCCTCGACTAAATTTAACACACGCGAAATTCCAGCCTTTTTGGCCGCAAATGTGCCAAAAACATTTGATTTGTGCGCCGAAGTTTGCAAAAAATCCAAATTTAGCTCTTTTAAAATTCTAGCTAAATTTGCCGTATTTTGCGATACTTTGAGCGGATTTAGACTAGCTTTGTCTAAATCATAATTAACACTAATAAATTCTTTTTCCAAATCCTTAGTATAATTTCCGCGTGGCGCTATCGCAAAAACCTCGTGACCAAGACGCTGTAACTCCCGCATAATGGGCGTTCTGAAAAAATAAATGCTCATATCCGAGTGTGAAAGGAAACCAAATTTCGCCATTTTATTTCTTTAATCTATAAACTTTCACAGCTGGGCTTATGACCACAGGCTCGAAAAGATCGCTTTTGTAGCGTTCTAGCACAAAAAGCTGAATATAGGTCGAATTTAGCATTTCTCTATCAAGCAGCAAAAATCTGCCATAATCCTTCATATAAATTATCGAAAATTGCGCCGAACTATCGACTTTGATCTCTTTGACTTCGAGTTTGCCACTAGCATTGTGGCTGGTTTCGAAAAATGTATTTATCGGAAATTTATTGCCCTCAGCCTCTATGCTAAGCAAGTTATTTGCGATTTTGATACCATTATCCATAGTTATACCGCTCTCATCTTGCCAAAACCTTTCGCTAGCAATGAAAATTTTATCTTTTTTCATTTTGCCTGTGGTTATGTCGATGTTCGAAAACTGCGACACGGTCGAGAGTATGCTCATCATGCGATCTGGCAAGACATAATAAATATCGCGAGTTTTGGTTGGTGTTTTGAAATCTGGCAGGCTTAAATTTAGCAAAAACGCATTGAAATCATCGAGCTTGTAATCGGCTAAAATTTGCTTTATTTTATTTGGAAATTTCTCGGTGAAATTTCGCTCTGTGTATTCGACATCTACGCGCGCCATGTGCGCTGAGCTGTATTGATCAGCCAAAAGTGCGAAACTTACCGGGTAGTTGTCGTTGCCTAGGTGCTTACCTCCGTCGACTAGGGTTTTGACATCGGAATAATACCTTATGACATAGCCATAATCCCACCACGCAAGCGCGTAATCCTCGCGATCGGCGATAGTTTTGAGCTTGTCTAAAACCTCAACCTCGCTTTTGAAAAAGACAGTCTCGACGGTGTAGGCCTTGATGTGTTGCCACGCTGGATAAAGTGCCAAAATAGTTAAGGCCAGCAAGATAATACGACCGGCAAATTTTGGCAGATTTAGCCGTTTTACCGAAAAATACAAAATATACCCAAAGCTTAGCCCCATTACGCCCACAGCATAAATGGTAAATCTAAGCCCAGCTTTGTTTGCTGCAAAGCCCAAAAGCAAAAGTGGCAGTGAGAGCAAAAACTCTTTGTGCCTAAAACACAGCACCGCGTATCCCACGCACGCCACCACGAAGACAATCACGCTCGAACTAATACGGCGCATAAAGACCTCTTTTGGCACCAGACCGCTTTCTTGGATAGTTTGATTGACATTAAAAAAGTGAAAAACCGTGTCAGGATTGTCCGCAAGTGAGCGGAAAATGTAAAATTTGGCCTGAAAAATAATCGGATTTAATCCACCGCAATAAACAAAAATCGCAAAGACCAAAATTCCCACGCCAAGCAAAATTCTAAAATTTACAATCTCTTTTTTGTAAGCAAAAAGATAAAAAATCGCCAAAAAAAGCAAAATTTTGATATATAAATAATAAAAACAAATCGCTAGTAAAAATATAATTATCGCTTCGTAATTCACCAAATTTTTGCGCGCAAAAATCAGCGTGTAAAGCACTAGCGCGCCTAACATCATCGCATTTAGCGAAAAGCTAGACGGATACCACCACAAATAAAAAATCCCAAATGCGCCTGTAAAAAACAGCGCCCTAGCA is part of the Campylobacter sp. VBCF_01 NA2 genome and harbors:
- a CDS encoding STT3 domain-containing protein codes for the protein MNNSAQNTQNGANLPQQKGGVFKFIKNFELSKHLLILIVLAYGVSVIFRLYWVQWASEYSHILSWNNQIMINTNDGYAFAEGTRDYLAGFHQQNDLSYIDFPLAKLTALLAQITPFSLETLFLYMPVVFSSLIVVPILLISAEFRALRAGFIGALVACVANSYYNRTMAGYYDTDMLNIVLPMFILWAFIRVCTKGDARALFFTGAFGIFYLWWYPSSFSLNAMMLGALVLYTLIFARKNLVNYEAIIIFLLAICFYYLYIKILLFLAIFYLFAYKKEIVNFRILLGVGILVFAIFVYCGGLNPIIFQAKFYIFRSLADNPDTVFHFFNVNQTIQESGLVPKEVFMRRISSSVIVFVVACVGYAVLCFRHKEFLLSLPLLLLGFAANKAGLRFTIYAVGVMGLSFGYILYFSVKRLNLPKFAGRIILLALTILALYPAWQHIKAYTVETVFFKSEVEVLDKLKTIADREDYALAWWDYGYVIRYYSDVKTLVDGGKHLGNDNYPVSFALLADQYSSAHMARVDVEYTERNFTEKFPNKIKQILADYKLDDFNAFLLNLSLPDFKTPTKTRDIYYVLPDRMMSILSTVSQFSNIDITTGKMKKDKIFIASERFWQDESGITMDNGIKIANNLLSIEAEGNKFPINTFFETSHNASGKLEVKEIKVDSSAQFSIIYMKDYGRFLLLDREMLNSTYIQLFVLERYKSDLFEPVVISPAVKVYRLKK
- the pglC gene encoding undecaprenyl phosphate N,N'-diacetylbacillosamine 1-phosphate transferase — translated: MYRAFFKRFLDFFGALFLIILTSPLMIVTYCLIRKNISKSAIFTQSRPGLNEKIFKIYKFKTMSDERDENGELLSDELRLNEYGKKIRALSLDELPQLFNVLKGDMSFIGPRPLLVEYLPLYNEEQKLRHSVRPGITGLAQVNGRNAISWAKKFEFDSFYAKNLSFLLDLKIALLTIKKVIKKDGVNKDGMATTEKFNGKN
- a CDS encoding tetratricopeptide repeat protein is translated as MKKAIIAILVLLVGYWIFSGSGEDYFEQGMKARYDEKNHEKANELFEKSCDAGYARGCNALGYSYEYGYGVERDYKKAYKLYEEACDDDEARGCMNIGIMYEDGNGVEQDYKKAIKFYEEGCDLNPLYGCNNLGVMYEIGKGVKQDYNKAYNFYGKACKNGDPVGCNNYALMFEEGKGVEKNPSMAIAFYQMSCNLKNKLSIGDSNQDFSVAESACNQVRVLRRMGY
- the pglE gene encoding UDP-N-acetylbacillosamine transaminase; this encodes MARIFLSPPNMGGNELEYIKKVFESNYIAPLGEYVNRFEKSVCDYTGAKSALALNAGSAALHLALRTLGIKDGDVVLGSTFTFMASLNPIFYERCVPVLIDSDESWNLSPELLKKAIKLAPKKPKALIPTHLYGQAAKMDEIMEICENENIAVIEDAAEALGGFYKGKALGTIGACGALSFNGNKIITTSGGGMLISSDEALIAKARYYSTQAREPLLHYEHLDYGYNYRLSNVLGAIGVGQMEVLEKRVERKREIFALYSELLKDCAEFMPEIENSRGNRWLTTLVFKEKNAHLRVIDALNKADIESRPLWKPMHMQPVFKGALSVVDGTSEDLFSRGICLPSGSDMSDEQVAKVVQIVKKSL
- a CDS encoding polysaccharide biosynthesis protein, translating into MIFRPTKLKRFAFFLILDILISIFSVAIAFVLRFSGDIPNEFYKGLLLSATLITAIRIAYLWFMKIYLVPWRFFGLYEARKIFYTHIFTALTFLAIFFLMENIFNPFPRSVIAIDAAICFILISGVRISKRMFLLHEKSNSSANEPCVVVGATSKTVHVLKGMRQHHINYYPVGVVDGRKELVGTYCENFVVRAKSTIPEMIKESGAKTAIVALSLHPEDLKELYDELIAYGLKDIKLFSLLENEQKKIRDISIEDLLARKPKDLDKEAIKNFIDGKVVLVTGAGGTIGSEICKQCLNFGAKRLIMVEHSEFNLYQINEATNADPRNELKMINIVYRDEFDEIFAEFKPDVVVHAAAYKHVPLCEFNPHLAVKNNVLGTKNVVDLSKKHGVKKVVLISTDKAVRPTNIMGTTKRICELYSLNSSDEATQIVAVRFGNVLGSSGSVIPKFKRQIEANEPLTVTHPDIVRYFMLVSEACQLVLQAASIAKGGELFVLDMGEPVKIADLAKRMLQLAGKEELGIKFVGLRPGEKLYEELLINENDKSTKYQSIFVSSFTKYDLEKLNLQISELVNAENCEVAAKLKEIVPEFDHKLNKD
- a CDS encoding glycosyltransferase family 4 protein, which translates into the protein MAKFGFLSHSDMSIYFFRTPIMRELQRLGHEVFAIAPRGNYTKDLEKEFISVNYDLDKASLNPLKVSQNTANLARILKELNLDFLQTSAHKSNVFGTFAAKKAGISRVLNLVEGLGSFYIDTDLKSRIVKFSIEMLYKRAFAQSQGCIFVNDSDPDYMLSRGLISENKIFRIKSVGVNSEIFAEFAHERASLPEITKGKKIVLMSGRALWHKGIAEFYKAAEILKERKDACFVFAGDVFAGNKSSADEAFLRSGNVVWLGWRDDVAALYKACDIFVLPSYKEGFPRTVLEAMSMSRPCVVSDVSGCIEAVQDGVNGLICKVRNASDLARKIETLLDDESLARKMGQAGRKMVVENYDEKIIAKKYIEIYRKFIDV
- the hisH gene encoding imidazole glycerol phosphate synthase subunit HisH; the encoded protein is MIGIVDYGAGNIRSVKNALSFCGAKFELVSEPEKLLKCDKILLPGVGAFGEAMAKLKSANLDEAIREFVASGRYFLGICLGMQLLFDKSAEFGSSEGLGIISGEVVKFDESKFSESLKIPHMGWNTLEFTREAPINSGLKSSVYAYFVHSYHALCDEEFILAKTAYGYEFPSAVCKENVFGFQPHPEKSHENGIKIIKNFTEL
- a CDS encoding acetyltransferase yields the protein MEKTKIYIYGASGHGKVVADVAKSAGYKEIVFLDDNGELKFSHDLPKFPVIIAIGDNKIRANLQKKVSKTGFEIATLIHETAVISSSAKIGRGVVIMPNVVVNADAIIGDGVILNSACVIEHDCVIGEFTHISPNSALAGGVEVGEFSHIGLGSSVIQKIKIGKNCVIGAGSAVIKDIDENCVAVGVPAKIIKRNLKI
- the hisA gene encoding 1-(5-phosphoribosyl)-5-[(5-phosphoribosylamino)methylideneamino]imidazole-4-carboxamide isomerase, which encodes MEILPAIDLKEGLAVRLSKGKMESAKIYSKTPWELAKKFEDMGAKYLHLVDLDGAFAGEPINFKTIEKIVNSTNLKVEVGGGIRDEKRIKDYQNLGVYRFILGSVALKNPNFVKEMSPKYNIVVGIDALGGMVATEGWADVSSIKATDLAKLYAGAGVSAIICTDIGKDGMLCGVNVEFTEAIAEASGIDTIASGGVKDISDILACKNSGKIAGVIVGKAYYEGGIDLEKAFKIL